GGACATCCCAGGAGCCGTCGCTGAGGCTCAGGATGAACTCCTCGGCGGGTGCCAGCCCCTCTCGTCCCAGCTCCGCGAAGGGCACGATGCGCACCGGCACCTTCTCGGGCGACAGCCCGCCCCGGGTTATCTGGTCGAGGAGGACCTTTTCCGCCTGAGCGATGAGCCTGCGGACGGCGCTGTCGCTCGGGTCGTCCCGGTGCGCGTCGCCGAGGATCACCAGCGCGGCCTCGGGGTCGCCCGCGGCGATGAGAGCCCTCGCGCGATCGATGTTCTCGCCCGATTCGTCCGACGCCGCGGACGCCGGACTCGTCGGGGACGCCGACAGGGGGAGAATGCCGTGCTTTAGATCCTCGCGTTGTTCCCGCGCCCGGTCGTGGTCGACCGGCGGAGAGACCGGTCGCGGCCGGATGCCGGCGACCTCGATCAACCCCAGGGCGTGAAGGTCGAAGAGGCGCCGGGTCGTCAGGAACTCGGTTCCGTGGACCTGCAGGACGATCTCTCCCACCGTGCGCTCGCCGTCCGCCGCCTTGTAGACCTGCCGTGTCGGCCAGTCGTCGAACACGTGGCTGGAAACGGGTCGGTCGGTCCGCTGCGGCAGCGTGGCCGGATCGCCGAAGAGCTTTCGGATCCGCTGCCGTTCCGCGATCCGGCCCATCCCTCGGACGACGATGTCGGCAACGTCGAGGACCACCGCGGTGTCCTTCGGTCCCGGGGCCACGTTCTCCCTGAACGAGAACGTGGCCTCTTCCAGGTCGAAAAGCCCGTAGAGCGTCTCCTCGGCCTTGGCCAGGACGATGCGTTCCAGCTCAGAAGCGGTCACGAGCTGCCTCGAGACGAGGATCGTCCTCAGGCTGTCTCCCGTCGCCTCCTGCTCGGCCATCGCCCGTCGCAGCACGTCCTCGGTGATCACGCCCTGGAAGAGCAGGAACTGACCGAGGAGCTTGGCGGGATCGTCCGCGGAACAGCTCTCGACACGGCCGTTCCGGAAGAAGACGTTCGTCGCCCGGTGGTTCTGCACCACCTGAAGCCGGCCGGTCTTGTGCGACGCCGCGAGTAGCTGGAGCAGGTCGGAAAGACGTATCTCGGGTAAGGTGCCGAAAAGGGACATGGCGCTCGCCTCCCTCCTGGCCTGGTCGAGGATCCGTCTCCGAACGTCTGGGCGGGCCGACCCCCGTGTGCGGCCCGGTTGCGAGCTGCCATGGAGGGTATCGGAGGGCGGCGGCGGTGTCAATCGTTCTTCCGGATCCTCTTCCAGTGGCTGGCCCGGATCCTCCCTACAGGATCCTCCCCGACCGATTGACACGAGGGCGGGGCCGCGCGATCCTGCGTCGGTCGTCTCGCCGGGAGATGCGTCCAGCGAGGCCGGCGCGGTCCGGCCGCCATGGCTCCCGCCGAAGGGGAGGCCTCGGGTGAAATCCGCCTGCGCCGCCATCGCCCTCGTAGCGGCCACCGCCCTCGCGCCCGGCGCGGCGCCGCTCGAGCCCTCGGTGGTCCGGATCGTGAGCCAGCGTCAGGCCACGGATGCGTACAGCCCGTGGTCCTCGGGATCCGTCGAGACGCTCACCGGCAGCGGCTTCGTGATCGCGGGCGGACTCATCATGACCGACGCCCACGTCGTCGCCGATTCTCGCATGGTGATCGTGTTCCTGTACGGCGATCCGAACCCCCACGAGGCGCGGGTCGTGACCGCCGGCCACGATTGCGACCTGGCCCTGGTGCGCCCCGTCGAGGCGGGGCTCCTCGATCGGACGCCCCCGCTCGAGTTCGGGGGCCTTCCGGCCCTGCGATCCACCGTGGAGACATACGGCTATCCGGCCCAGGGGGATCAGATCTCCTCGACGCGGGGGGTCGTGTCCCGCATCGAGATGCAGGTCTACGTCCATTCCGGCGTCGACCGCCATCTCGCGGTTCAAACCGACGCGGCCATCAACCCCGGCAACAGCGGCGGTCCGGTCGTCCAGGAGGGGAAAGTCGTCGGCGTGGCCTTTCAGAACACGCCGGGGCTGCAAGGCGTCGGCTTCCTGATCCCCTGCGAGGTCGTCCGGCACTTCCTGACCGACGTCGCCGACGGCCGCTACGACGGTTACCCCGAGCTGGGCGATCGGTGGTCGGGTCTCCAGAACGCCGCCGCCCGAAAGGCCCTGGGAATGGCAGAACGGGAGTCCGGCGTCCGGGTGGATGGCGTGTACGCGGGGTCGAGCGCCGAGGGGCTGCTCGAGCCCGGGGACGCGCTGCTCGAGATCGAGGGCCGGGCCATCGGCAACGACGGGACCATCGCAGATGGCCCGCTCCGGCTCCCGTTCGGCGTCGTCGTCGATCGGCGGCAGGTGGGCGACACGCTGCGCCTGCGGATCCTGCGCCGCGGCGAGCGTCGCGAGCTGTCGGTCCCGCTCGGACCCTTCGAGGCCTCGAGGCGTCTCGGCAACGCCTACGACCGCCGCCCGCGGTACTTCGTCTGGGCCGGGCTGGTGTTCACGCCCTTGGACCGGGAGATGGTGAAGACGTACGGAAACGACTGGCGCCAGGACGCCGACAAGGTGCTCCTCTACGATCTGTTCGAGCGGCCGAAGTTCGACCGGGCGCTCGCCCGGGGCGAGCGGGTCGTGCTGCTGCGGACGCTGGACCATCCGGTGAACGCGCACATCGCGTGGAACCGGAACATCATGGTCGCGCGCGTGGACCGGCGCGAGATCCTGGGCCTCGGCGATTTGGTCGATGCCATCGAGAAGGCGAAAGGCCCCTACGTGGTCATCGAGTTCGCCGGTGCCGGCCGGCTCATCGCGATCGACCGCGAGCAGGCGCAGCGAGCGCAGCACGAGATCCTCGAGAGCTACGGCGTTCCGGCGGACCGCTACCTCGGCGAGAAGGAGGCGCCTTGAAGCGATTCGTCTGGCTTCCGTGCGTCGGTCTCGCCGTCGCCTGCGCCTTCGCCGCCGGGAGGCCTCAGCCCGATTACGCGGATCGCGTGCTCCGGCTGTCGGTGACCTACCAGGACTGGAACGAATTCCGCCCCTGGGCCAAGCTCAATCCCGGCCGGCGGCCGGCGAACGCCGTCCTCCTCAAGGACCGATCTCTGCTGACGACGGCGGAGATGCTCCGCAATGCGACGATGATAGAGCTCGAGAAGCGGGGCGCCACGACGTGCGACCGCGTGCGGATCGTCCACCTCGACGCGGACCTGAACCTGGCGCTGCTCGCCGCGGAGTGTCCCGGCTTCGTCGACGACCTCGAGCCCGTCGAGTTCGCGGGCGCCGCGCCGTCCGAAGGCGACCTGAGCGCGGTGCGCTGGAAGAACGGGGAGATCGAGGTGTCCCCCACGCGGGTGTCCCGCGTGGAGGTGCGGGAGACGAAGTACAGCAGCCTGGCCCACCCCTTCCTGATCGCCACCACGAACATGGAGGATGGAGGCCGGGCGGAGCCGGTATTCGCCGCCGACGAGCTCGTGGGGCTCGCGGAATCCCAGTCGGAGAGGACCCTGCCCATCATCCCGGCGGACCTGATCCAGTCGTACCTGAGGCTCGCCCGCGCCGACGGGCCGTACCGCGGCATGGCGGCCCTCGGCGTCGAGTGGCAGTCCGGCGAGGATCCGGCGCTGGCCGCGTTCCTGGGACTGTCCGGTGCGCCCCGCGGCGTCGTCGTCACGGAGACGCCTCGGGGCTCTTCCGGCTGCGGCGCCCTGCGCCCTCGCGACGTCCTGCTCTCGCTCGACGGGTACGCGATCGAGGCCACCGGGTTCTACGAGCACCCGAGGTACGGCCGGATCCGGTTCGGCTACATTCCCGCCGACGGCCACGCCGCCGGCGACGCGATACCGGCGCAGGTGCTCCGCGCCGGAAAGACCGTCGAGCTGAAGGTGCCGCTCCGGCGCGAGGAGGCCGCCCTCGACCTGATACCGGAGACGCGAACCGGAGGCCCACCCTTCGTGATCGCCGGGGGGCTGGTCCTTCGCGAGCTCGACGCCACGTACCTGCGCGCCTGGGGCCGGGATTGGTCGAAGCGCGCCCCGATGACGCTGCTCGCCCTCAACAAGACCGCGGCGACCGATCAACAGGCCGGGCGACGGCGGGTTCTCATCCTGGTGAACGTCCTGCCCTCGGCGTTCAACCTCGGTTACCAGCAGCTCGAGGATCTCGTGATCACCGCGATCAACGGCCGGCCCGTGGACACCGTCTCGTCGGCCGTCGAGGCGCTGCGTCACCCGGTGGACGGGTTCCAGAGGTTCATGACCGCGCCCGGCGCCTCGCCGGCCGAGATCGTGCTCGACGCGGAGCGGTTCGAGGCGGCGACGCAGGAGATCCTCGCGACCTATCGGATCTCCGAGCGCCAGCGCCTCACCCCGGAGCTGCCGGACCTCGGTCCGCCCTGCGCCGAGCCGTCCCCCTCGCCGGGGGACGGAGGCCCCGCGGGGGCCGCGCCGCCGCACTGATCAGGGGCACGGCTCCGGGTTGCCTCGGGCCGTTCCGTTGCTCCGAGCCCCCTTGCTGCCCTCTTCCCCCAACCGGTTCTCCGCGGTGACGAGGTAGAACCAAGACGAGCCCGCCGGCGGATCGCCGGGCTCGTTCGCGGTCGCGCCGGAGAGAGCGCGAGCGAAGCAGGCCCCGAAGCCGAGTCCCGAGAGGGCGCTCATCCAATCCCGGTAGACGTTGTAGGTCCCCGCCGACCTCTCGGGGTGCCAGACCAGCGTCGTCCTGTCGGAGCACAAGAGATTCGCGACCTCGCCGGGGGGCGGGTACCTGCCGACGAAGCCGGCCTCGGAGCGGAACGACGCGCTCGTCAGGGTGTGCCCCATCGCCAGGCCGTCAGAGACGGCGTCGAACTTGACGTGGTAGCTCGTCGAGGTCAGAGCGGCTCCCTGGCTCGGGTGGCCGCCCTCGTTGAGGACGAACTCGGCGAGCCTGTAGCTCGCGCTTTGCTGCGCTTGCAGCGGCGGTAGAGCGAGAGCGAGCGCGACCGGCAGCAGTGCCGCGACGGCGATCCGTCTCTTCATGGCAGCTCCTCGCGCGTCCCTAGCGGGGCATCACGAGCACCTTGATGAGACCGGTGCCGTCATCGAGCGGCTCGAGCGCCTTGCCGAGGATCGTGCCGGGCGCGGGGGCCGCGGACCTCATGGCGTGGCCGGGCGTCGGCGAAACGACCAGGAGGTCGCCCACGCCGATGGAGCCGTACCCGGCGTCCGCCTTGCAAAGGGCGGTGCCGACGAGGACGATCGGAGCCTCGCTCCCGGGCTGGATCGCGTCCGGGACCTCCGCCACGATGCCCACGACGCCCGGGTCGAGGGGGACCGCTCCGAGATGGACCGTGTCGCCGCGCGCACGGTCGATAACGACCACGTCCCCGGCCTCGACCTGCTCGCTCACGGGATGAGGCTCGGCCAGCAAGACGCGCTGGAAGGTGCATGCCGGGGCGCTGCCGCGCTCGTTGCCTGGGAGAGGATGCGGCTGCGCCTCGACTCGCGCTTCTCCCGCCTCGGGACGGCGCGCGGTGAAGGACGATCCGCGAGCGGCCGGCGCGTGCGTCTCCGGCGCCGGGCTCGCTTCGCGCCCTCTCCGACCGAGCGACGGAACCGACGGAGGTTTCGCTGGGCAGCCGCCCAGCAGGCGGCACGCGGCATCGAAGTCTCCCCGTTGCAGGGACGCGTAGAGATCCGCCCGTGTGCCCCCGTCGAGGCTCTTCTCGTCCACGCGCCCGAGAGCCTCGCGTAGCGCGGCACGCTGGTCCACGGTGAGGCGCTTCGAGATCAGGACCTTGTCGCCGAGCGAGACGGGCCGTACCGGCTCGGCGCCCTCGTACCCGGTCCGCTCGGCCATCACGAGATAGGAGAACCTCGCGTTCGACGCCCCGCCGCCCAGCTCGCGAACGCTGAATCCGCCGGGGGCGATCGAGTCCTCGGGGACGTACAGGCCGCCGCACGCCTCGAGCGGTGTCACCTGGACCGTGATCCTCCCGGACGCCACGAGGGGGAAGTGCGAGGGGAGGGTCACGTGGGCCTCCCCGGCGCCCAGCCGGGCGACCCCGCGCTGGTAGACGCCGACCTCGCCTCCCTCGATGCAGGCGTAACGGATCTCCTGGTCCGGCGCGGTCGGGTGCTCGGTCACGAAGCTCTTCCCCCCGGTGACGACCAGGTCACCGACGACCGCCAGGCCTCCGTCGGCGAAAACGCCCCACCCGTCGGGGCTGGTGGTGGCGCCGTAGACGCCCCACGCGTCGCCGCTGGCCGCGTGGGCGACGCCCGCGACACCCGTCCCGAGCGAACTGAAGGTCTCCCCCCCGACGCCGGTGGTGCTACCCGTCGTGGCGATGGCGTGTCCGTAGACGCCGACGCCGTCCGGGCTCTGGCTCTCGCCGTACACGCCGTAGGTCGATCCGCTCGTGGCGAACGCGCCGCCGACGACCCCCTTGCCCGTCGGGCTCGTGCTCTGGCCGCGGACCCCTTCCGTGTCCCCGGCCAAGGCGAGCGCCGAGCCGAGCACTCCCGTTCCCGCGCCGCTCGCGGTCTTTCCGTACACGCCTCGGGCGTCCCCGCTCGCGGCGGTCGCCTCGCCCATCACGCCGAACCCCGACGTGCTGGCGCTGTTCCCGTAGACTCCGTAGGCCGTGCCCGAGACCGCGGAGGAGGTTCCCTTCACCCCGGTGCCGCCGGCGCTCGTTCCTTCGACCCCCGTGACCGCACCCGCGCCGTTGCC
The genomic region above belongs to Terriglobia bacterium and contains:
- a CDS encoding DUF4388 domain-containing protein, which translates into the protein MSLFGTLPEIRLSDLLQLLAASHKTGRLQVVQNHRATNVFFRNGRVESCSADDPAKLLGQFLLFQGVITEDVLRRAMAEQEATGDSLRTILVSRQLVTASELERIVLAKAEETLYGLFDLEEATFSFRENVAPGPKDTAVVLDVADIVVRGMGRIAERQRIRKLFGDPATLPQRTDRPVSSHVFDDWPTRQVYKAADGERTVGEIVLQVHGTEFLTTRRLFDLHALGLIEVAGIRPRPVSPPVDHDRAREQREDLKHGILPLSASPTSPASAASDESGENIDRARALIAAGDPEAALVILGDAHRDDPSDSAVRRLIAQAEKVLLDQITRGGLSPEKVPVRIVPFAELGREGLAPAEEFILSLSDGSWDVRSLLWVSPMRAVEVASIVNGLKERGLIELRD
- a CDS encoding trypsin-like peptidase domain-containing protein, whose amino-acid sequence is MKSACAAIALVAATALAPGAAPLEPSVVRIVSQRQATDAYSPWSSGSVETLTGSGFVIAGGLIMTDAHVVADSRMVIVFLYGDPNPHEARVVTAGHDCDLALVRPVEAGLLDRTPPLEFGGLPALRSTVETYGYPAQGDQISSTRGVVSRIEMQVYVHSGVDRHLAVQTDAAINPGNSGGPVVQEGKVVGVAFQNTPGLQGVGFLIPCEVVRHFLTDVADGRYDGYPELGDRWSGLQNAAARKALGMAERESGVRVDGVYAGSSAEGLLEPGDALLEIEGRAIGNDGTIADGPLRLPFGVVVDRRQVGDTLRLRILRRGERRELSVPLGPFEASRRLGNAYDRRPRYFVWAGLVFTPLDREMVKTYGNDWRQDADKVLLYDLFERPKFDRALARGERVVLLRTLDHPVNAHIAWNRNIMVARVDRREILGLGDLVDAIEKAKGPYVVIEFAGAGRLIAIDREQAQRAQHEILESYGVPADRYLGEKEAP